Proteins from one Muntiacus reevesi chromosome X, mMunRee1.1, whole genome shotgun sequence genomic window:
- the TEX13A gene encoding testis-expressed protein 13A → MALKPEDPSSGFWHGEVMAFINERMSRHAKGLEFYIENLSLSWENVEDKLRAILEDRQVPSQAREACAWGSLALGVRFACRESQLHGHMVQWLHDLAGLHKSVAHALASDLKLFVAQHEVECKETAFQLQQMQANLEKMRKERDQLRWKLFQAELESLQERTAGLAMATASGAETEGTSEEEEEEAGATATLAAASEATGGGRQEDAEGTGAVGAEEAEQVAEEMVLDIMQLLGVVDQKNHTSGGQRKGDHRSMETARRYLFKTTKSMYTASPGTLPVQLPASFTYSYSCSSSPFPDAPTPSTPTLSPSTSSSPAAVVTAGAPAQASPHCRPFDFSLWSNGRAWGIDPQEPTRNRSDSDPHQQRKPTAFRSPGDWNCPWCTAVNFSRQKTCFRCGRDIWL, encoded by the exons ATGGCCTTGAAACCTGAAGACCCAAGTAGTGGTTTCTGGCATGGTGAAGTGATGGCTTTCATCAATGAGAGAATGTCCAGGCACGCGAAAGGCCTGGAGTTCTACATCGAGAATCTCTCTCTGTCCTGGGAGAATGTGGAGGACAAGCTCAGGGCCATCCTAGAGGACCGTCAGGTGCCCAGCCAGGCCAGAGAGGCCTGTGCTTGGGGCAGCCTGGCCCTGGGTGTGCGTTTTGCCTGCAGAGAGAGCCAGTTACACGGGCACATGGTACAGTGGCTGCACGACTTAGCTGGGCTGCACAAGTCGGTCGCACATGCCTTGGCCTCAGACCTGAAGTTGTTCGTGGCGCAGCACGAGGTAGAATGCAAGGAAACAGCCTTCCAGCTGCAACAAATGCAGGCCAACCTGGAGAAGATGCGGAAGGAAAGGGATCAGCTGAGGTGGAAGCTCTTCCAGGCA GAGCTGGAGTCTCTGCAGGAACGAACTGCAGGTCTGGCCATGGCCACTGCCAGTGGGGCTGAGACAGAAGGAACcagtgaagaggaagaggaggaggcaggggccaCTGCTACTCTTGCTGCCGCTTCTGAAGCCACAGGAGGAGGAAGACAGGAGGATGCAGAAGGGACAGGAGCTGTGGGGGCGGAGGAAGCTGAGCAGGTAGCAGAGGAGATGGTTCTAGATATTATGCAGCTTCTCGGAGTTGTAGACCAGAAAAATCACACTTCTGGTGGGCAAAGGAAGGGAGATCACAGGTCCATGGAAACAGCCAGGCGTTATCTATTTAAAACAACCAAGTCCATGTATACAGCCTCACCAGGGACCCTTCCTGTCCAGCTCCCTGCCTCATTCACATACTCATACTCATGCTCCTCATCTCCTTTTCCAGATGCACCCACACCGTCCACACCCACACTGTCCCCAAGCACATCATCCTCACCAGCAGCAGTGGTCACAGCAGGAGCTCCAGCTCAAGCGTCTCCCCATTGCAGGCCCTTTGATTTTAGCTTGTGGTCTAATGGGAGGGCCTGGGGAATAGACCCTCAAGAACCCACCAGAAATAGGAGTGACTCTGATCCCCATCAGCAGAGAAAACCTACAGCATTTCGAAGTCCAGGGGATTGGAACTGCCCTTGGTGTACAGCCGTGAATTTTTCAAGGCAGAAAACTTGCTTCCGCTGTGGGAGAGATATCTGGCTATAG